The following coding sequences lie in one Caloenas nicobarica isolate bCalNic1 chromosome 13, bCalNic1.hap1, whole genome shotgun sequence genomic window:
- the IL12B gene encoding interleukin-12 subunit beta, with protein MSHLLFALLSLFSFAALLEAQWKLRENVYVIESEWNDVTPAKRVELTCNTPDEALPVYWKKGTELKGTGKTLIAEVKEFPDAGNYTCLRADTHEIISYEFFLITKVDSNGQMIRSLLRSFEEPNRTFLKCEAKNYSGIFKCSWMTENESPNVKFTITSLKGSQGDVTCSSPVAHTDESVTEYTAQCQKENYCPFAEEHQPIEMFLEVIDEVEYENYTSSFFIRDIIKPDPPQCQYVATNGTVTWTYPRTWSTPKSYFPLTFRVKAESTEEHKIWVYEADEQSIQIPAAGPEIKISVQARDRYYNSSWSEWSSLCR; from the exons atgTCTCACCTCCTATTTGCCttactttcattattttcctttgctgcccTTCTGGAAGCACAGTGGAAACTGAGGGAAAATG TGTACGTCATAGAATCAGAGTGGAATGATGTGACACCAGCTAAAAGAGTGGAGCTCACCTGTAACACACCTGATGAAGCACTGCCAGTTTACTGGAAAAAGGGCACAGAACTGAAGGGAACTGGAAAGACTCTTATTGCTGAAGTGAAAGAATTCCCAGATGCTGGCAACTACACCTGTCTGAGAGCTGATACCCATGAAATCATCAGCTATGAGTTCTTCCTCATAACTAAAGTAGACTCCAATGGGCAAATGATAAGGTCACTGCTGAGAAGCTTTGAAG AGCCAAAcaggacatttttaaaatgtgaggCAAAGAACTACTCTGGAATTTTCAAATGTTCGTGGATGACAGAAAATGAGAGTCCAAATGTGAAGTTCACAATCACAAGTCTAAAAGG TTCTCAAGGAGATGTAACCTGCAGCAGCCCTGTAGCTCACACTGATGAATCAGTGACTGAATACACAGCTCAgtgccaaaaagaaaattactgtcCATTTGCTGAAGAGCACCAGCCAATTGAGATGTTCCTGGAGGTCATTGATGAGGTGGAATATGAGAACTACACCAGCAGCTTCTTCATCAGAGATATCA TAAAACCAGACCCACCCCAATGTCAGTATGTGGCCACAAATGGAACAGTGACCTGGACATATCCCAGAACATGGAGCACACCGAAGTCCTACTTCCCTTTGACTTTCAGGGTCAAAGCTGAAAGTACAGAGGAACACAAAATCTGG GTCTATGAGGCTGATGAGCAGTCGATTCAGATTCCAGCGGCTGGGCCAGAAATCAAGATCTCTGTGCAGGCCAGGGATCGCTATTACAACTCATCCTG